GGGCACGGGCCGGACCTTCCCGATCTGCAAGCGGTGACCGCGATGTACCTGGCCCACCGCGAGGAGCGGTTGGACCAGGTACGGGCGGCACTACGGGAACTCGGCGAAGACGCCTCGGCCCGCAAGGTCGTCGAACACGTCTATACCGATGTCGACCAGAAACTCTGGGACGCCGCCGAGAAGAGCGTGCAGGCCCAGCTGGACTACCTACGCGACTAGCGCGCTCGCCGTGCCAGCCGCTCGCTGTCGCTGATCAGAACGCTCTTGCCCTCCAGCCGGATCCAGCCGCGGTGGGCGAAATCGGCCAGTGCCTTGTTGACGGTCTCGCGGGACGCACCGACGAGCTGGGCGATCTCTTCCTGCGTGAGGTCGTGCGTGACGCGCAGCGCCCCGCCCTCCTGCGTTCCGAACCGCTGGGCCAGCTGAAGCAGCTGCTTGGCCACCCGGCCGGGCACGTCGGTGAAGATCAGGTCGGCCAGGTTGTTGTTGGTCCGACGCAGACGACGGGCGAGAACGCGCAGCAGCTGCTCGGCGATCTCGGGACGGTCGGCGATCCACGCGCGCAGCGCGTCACGGTCCATCGACACGGCGCGCACCTCGGTGATGGTGGTGGCGCTCGAGGTGCGGGGCCCCGGGTCGAAGATCGACAGTTCACCGAACATGTCCGACGGACCCATGATGGTCAGCAGGTTCTCGCGGCCGTCCGGCGAACGGCGGCCGATCTTGACCTTGCCGGAAATGATGATGTACAGGCGGTCGCCGGGCTCGCCCTCGGCGAAGACTGTATGCCCGCGCGGGAAGTCGACGGGCTGCAACTGCTTCGTCAGCGCCGAAACGGCGGTCGGTTCGACGCCCTGGAAGATTCCGGCCCTGGCCAGGATCTCGTCCACGTTGCCCCTTAAGCTATTGGGTGTGTTGTCCTCTTACTGATACTTCCTGCTCAGTCTAGAGGTACGCGGTTTCGCGACTAGCCCACGCTACACACGATTGACATGTCGAGACGCAGGAAACCCGGTATTTATGGTCTGCGGCTCGTAGTACCGCGTCGGCAAACGCTCACCATCGAGGTCGATCATGAGCGGTTTGACCCGAGGCAGGACGGCCGTCGCGGCTGGGGCGGGTTCTCTGTCCAACCCCGACTCGAGCCGCTCGAGCCCGAACGCCGCCAGCATGAGCAACCCCGGAATGAGCGCTACCAGCAACCACGACACAAGGCAGTAGTTAACACGGCGTAGGTCTCAGTGGGGTCACGAATCATCACCGGTCCGCGCAGTCGAATGTCCGTCGAGGTCAGTACGCTGACTGACGTGACTGCGTCTGCCGCCCCAACTGGGAAAACGCGCCGGTCCAAGAAGTGGGACACCGAAACCCACCTGGGCCTGGTTCGCCGGGCCCGACGGATGAATCGTGAACTGGCCCGGGCATTTCCACATGTCTACTGCGAGCTGGATTTCACCAATCCGCTGGAGCTGGCGGTGGCGACCATTCTTTCGGCGCAGAGCACCGACAAACGGGTGAACCTGACGACGCCGGCGTTGTTCCTCAAATACCGCACCGCGCTGGACTACGCGCAGGCCGATCGCACCGAGATGGAGGAGCTGATCCGGCCGACGGGCTTCTACCGGAACAAGGCCAACTCACTGATCCGGCTGGGCCAGGAGCTGGTGGCCCGGTTCGACGGCGAGGTGCCCGACAACATCGAAGACCTGGTGACCCTGCCCGGGGTGGGCCGCAAGACCGCCAACGTCATCTTGGGTAACGCCTTCGACATCCCCGGCATCACCGTCGATACGCACTTCGGGCGGCTCGTGCGGCGCTGGCGCTGGACCGCCGAGGAAGATCCGGTCAAGGTCGAGTTCGCGATCGGCGAGCTCATCGAACGCAAGGAATGGACCTTGCTCAGTCACCGGGTGATCTTCCACGGCCGCCGGGTCTGCCATGCCCGCAAGCCCGCGTGCGGCGTGTGCGTCCTGGCGAAGGACTGCCCGTCGTTCGGGCTCGGCCCGACCGACCCGGAAACGGCTGCCGCGCTGGTCAAAGGTCCCGAGACCGAGCATCTGCTGGCGCTGGCCGGGCTGTGACGCGCGATGACTAGATCGGCCCGCTGGACCGTGGCGGTCCTGGTGGTCCTGGTGGCGCTGGGCACCGCGTTCTGGATGGAGCTGCGCGACGAGCCCGCCCCGCAGGCCGGGCCGGCGCAGTCCACCTCCCGCGATCACCGTGACGCCGACACCCCCGAGGCGCTCGCCGGCCCCCGTGCCCGTGCGGATCTGCCGCCGTGCCCAGCCCCCGGGAAGGGGCCGGGATCCGAAGCGTTGCGCGGCATCACCCTGGACTGCGCCGGAGACGGGAAACCTGTCGACGTGGCGTCCGCGCTCGCGGGCCGGACCGTGGTGCTCAACCTGTGGGCTTACTGGTGCGGTCCATGCGCTGACGAGCTGCCCGCGATGGCCGAATACCAGCGCCGGGTCGGCGACGATGTGCTGGTGGTGACCGTGCACCAGGACGAGAACGAGACCGCGGCGTTGGTGCGCCTGGCCGAACTGGGGGTCCGGTTGCCGACGCTGCAGGACGGCCGGCGACTGGTCGCGGCCGCGCTCAAGGTGCCCAACGTCATGCCTGCGACGGTGGTACTGCGCCCGGACGGTAGCGTGGCCGGGACCCTGCCCCGCTCCTTCGTCAGCGCCGACGAGATCGCGGCGGCGGTCGACGAGAAGATCCGCTCTAGCCGATAGGAGCACCCGGGGTGAGATCGACGCGCGACGGGCTGTTCCCGGATGCCGCCCCGGCCTGGCTCAAGCCGCTGGTAGACAACCTCGACCAGGTGCCCGACGCCTACCGCAGGCGGGTCCCCCCGGAAGTTTTGGCCGGCATCGTCGAAGCCAACCATCAAGCCGCCCAGGCCGGCGCCCGCCGTGACGCCGCGGTGCTGGTGCTGTTCTCCGGACCGACCGAAGGCGACCCCGCGCTGCTACCCGAAGATGCCGACCTGCTGGTCACGGTCCGCGCCTCGACCCTGCGCCACCACGCCGGTCAGGCCGCATTTCCCGGCGGCGCCACCGATCCCGGCGACCAGGGTCCGGTGGGCACGGCGTTCCGGGAGGCGTGGGAGGAGACCGGCATCGACACCAACCGGCTGTACCCGCTGGCCACGCTGGAGAAGATGTTCATCCCGCCGTCGGGGTTCCACGTCGTCCCGGTGCTGGCGTATTCGCCCGACCCGGGGCCGGTGGCCGTCGTCAACGAATCGGAGACCGCGGTCGTCGCCCGGGTTCCGGTACGCGCCT
This genomic window from Mycolicibacterium neworleansense contains:
- the crp gene encoding cAMP-activated global transcriptional regulator CRP — encoded protein: MDEILARAGIFQGVEPTAVSALTKQLQPVDFPRGHTVFAEGEPGDRLYIIISGKVKIGRRSPDGRENLLTIMGPSDMFGELSIFDPGPRTSSATTITEVRAVSMDRDALRAWIADRPEIAEQLLRVLARRLRRTNNNLADLIFTDVPGRVAKQLLQLAQRFGTQEGGALRVTHDLTQEEIAQLVGASRETVNKALADFAHRGWIRLEGKSVLISDSERLARRAR
- the nth gene encoding endonuclease III; translated protein: MTASAAPTGKTRRSKKWDTETHLGLVRRARRMNRELARAFPHVYCELDFTNPLELAVATILSAQSTDKRVNLTTPALFLKYRTALDYAQADRTEMEELIRPTGFYRNKANSLIRLGQELVARFDGEVPDNIEDLVTLPGVGRKTANVILGNAFDIPGITVDTHFGRLVRRWRWTAEEDPVKVEFAIGELIERKEWTLLSHRVIFHGRRVCHARKPACGVCVLAKDCPSFGLGPTDPETAAALVKGPETEHLLALAGL
- a CDS encoding TlpA family protein disulfide reductase; the encoded protein is MTRSARWTVAVLVVLVALGTAFWMELRDEPAPQAGPAQSTSRDHRDADTPEALAGPRARADLPPCPAPGKGPGSEALRGITLDCAGDGKPVDVASALAGRTVVLNLWAYWCGPCADELPAMAEYQRRVGDDVLVVTVHQDENETAALVRLAELGVRLPTLQDGRRLVAAALKVPNVMPATVVLRPDGSVAGTLPRSFVSADEIAAAVDEKIRSSR
- a CDS encoding NUDIX hydrolase; its protein translation is MRSTRDGLFPDAAPAWLKPLVDNLDQVPDAYRRRVPPEVLAGIVEANHQAAQAGARRDAAVLVLFSGPTEGDPALLPEDADLLVTVRASTLRHHAGQAAFPGGATDPGDQGPVGTAFREAWEETGIDTNRLYPLATLEKMFIPPSGFHVVPVLAYSPDPGPVAVVNESETAVVARVPVRAFINPENRLMVYREANTSRFAGPAFLLNEMLVWGFTGQVISAILDVAGWAKPWNTEDVRGLDDAMALVGHDNGYGEAPC